A single genomic interval of Camelina sativa cultivar DH55 chromosome 11, Cs, whole genome shotgun sequence harbors:
- the LOC104725567 gene encoding protein NUCLEAR FUSION DEFECTIVE 4-like, whose translation MPCWRHKLELLANDRWLVFVCAMWIQSVAGVGYLFGGSMSPAIKTSLGYNQKQIALLGVAKNLGDAIGFVSGALSEVSPSWVVLIVGATQNLVGYGVVWLVVTGQLPNLPLWMLFVAIFVGTNGETYYNTASLVSCIHNFPESRGPVVGILKGFSGLSGAILTQVYLMFNPSHDSSVILMVALGPPVVVLALLFIVRPVDERSCRTNLRSDDLRFLAIYGFCVVLAIYLLGLLVLQSLVDISQTTITTSGAILVFFMVVPVLVPFSSVFTSGNNVILMKSEEGTSNVNQHEVKTLIERSDILPEKKRAPCIGEDFTLLQALGQADFWLIFMSLVLGVGSGITVIDNLGQICYSLGYNNTKIFVSLISISNFLGRVAGGYFSELIIRKFSLPRTLAMSAVQAIMSLGLIYYAIDWPGKIYVVTIVIGMGYGAHWAIAPASVSDIFGLKSFGSLYNFQITALPIGSFVFSGMIASNIYDYYARKQAGTTKETESLVCTGSVCYSVTCGLMSMLCLMAMVFSLSVVYRTRKFYLRLHRVSKT comes from the exons ATGCCTTGTTGGCGTCACAAACTTGAGCTCCTAGCCAACGACCGATGGCTAGTCTTCGTCTGTGCCATGTGGATCCAATCCGTCGCCGGCGTCGGTTATTTATTCGGCGGCTCTATGTCTCCGGCGATCAAGACATCCCTTGGTTACAATCAGAAACAAATCGCTCTACTCGGCGTTGCTAAGAACCTCGGTGACGCCATCGGTTTCGTCTCCGGTGCTTTATCTGAGGTCTCACCTTCCTGGGTGGTTCTAATCGTCGGTGCAACTCAGAACCTTGTCGGCTACGGTGTTGTCTGGCTAGTCGTCACTGGTCAATTGCCTAATTTGCCTCTCTGGATG TTGTTTGTTGCTATATTCGTGGGAACAAATGGAGAAACCTACTACAATACAGCATCGCTTGTGTCATGCATTCATAACTTCCCAGAGAGCCGTGGTCCTGTTGTTGGAATCTTGAAAGGGTTTTCTGGTTTGAGCGGGGCAATCTTGACTCAGGTTTACTTGATGTTCAACCCTTCTCATGATTCTTCGGTTATTCTCATGGTTGCTCTTGGACCACCAGTAGTGGTTCTTGCTCTGCTATTCATTGTTAGACCCGTTGATGAAAGGAGTTGCAGAACGAACTTGCGATCAGATGATTTACGATTCCTGGCTATTTACGGGTTTTGTGTTGTCCTTGCTATATATTTACTAGGACTGTTGGTACTTCAGAGTCTTGTTGATATATCTCAAACTACTATCACAACCTCTGGAGCTATCCTTGTCTTTTTCATGGTTGTTCCGGTTCTTGTCCCTTTTTCATCGGTTTTTACCTCGGGTAATAATGTCATCTTAATGAAGTCCGAAGAAGGAACTTCTAATGTAAATCAGCATgaggttaaaactttaattgaGAGAAGTGACATACTGCCGGAGAAGAAAAGAGCACCGTGTATAGGAGAAGATTTCACCTTGTTACAAGCTTTGGGACAAGCTGACTTCTGGCTTATATTTATGTCTCTGGTTCTAGGTGTAGGTTCGGGGATAACGGTTATAGACAATCTTGGTCAGATTTGTTATTCCCTCGGGTATAACAACACCAAGATATTTGTCTCACTGATCAGCATCTCCAATTTTCTCGGCCGTGTTGCTGGTGGCTACTTCTCTGAGCTAATCATACG AAAATTCTCGCTTCCAAGAACATTGGCAATGTCTGCGGTTCAGGCGATAATGTCTTTAGGGCTTATCTACTATGCAATAGACTGGCCCGGGAAGATCTACGTAGTGACCATTGTAATAGGAATGGGTTATGGCGCTCATTGGGCCATCGCTCCTGCTTCAGTCTCCGACATTTTTGGCTTGAAGAGCTTTGGTTCTCTCTATAATTTCCAGATTACAGCTTTGCCTATTGGGTCGTTTGTTTTCTCAGGTATGATTGCTAGTAACATCTATGACTACTACGCCAGAAAGCAAGCTGGAACCACCAAAGAGACTGAGTCGCTCGTCTGCACGGGTTCAGTTTGTTATTCAGTCACGTGCGGTCTCATGTCCATGTTGTGTCTAATGGCTATGGTGTTTAGTTTGAGTGTGGTTTATAGGACTAGGAAGTTTTACTTGAGGCTTCACCGAGTCTCAAAGACTTAA
- the LOC104725568 gene encoding CBS domain-containing protein CBSCBSPB5 yields the protein MANHGVGSSRKSLSFSGNSFQGRKKSSENEGGGSDLLPRRSLTSSRSSISLSGERSGERTVKRLRLCKALTVPDSTTLFEACRRMAARRVDALLLTDSNALLCGILTDRDIATKVIAKQLNLEETPVSKVMTKNPVFVLSDTIAVEALQKMVQGKFRHLPVVENGEVIALLDIAKCLYDAIARMERSVEKGKAIAAAVEGVEKNWGTSIAGPNIFMETLRERIFKPSLSTIIPENTKVLKVGLDETVLGVTMKMVEYQSSAAMVMVENKLVGILTSKDILMRVIAQNLPQETTTVEKVMTQNPESATVDMAIVDALHIMHNGKFLHLPVLDKDGDVVAVIDVIHITNAAVTTAGSTAGINNETANSMMQKFWDSAMALSPNEDGDETRSEEESLKLSSEIEGTKSFSYPNTFAFKLQDKKGRMHRFMCETQSLTTLITAILQRMGDDIEPDNLPQIMYEDEDNDKVVLASDNDLGAAVEHAKSIGWKGLKLHLDYTEGRGHMRGLSAVDMDYDQSNSWAAAYKTVAAGAALAAGLGVLVYLKRHSN from the exons ATGGCAAACCATGGTGTTGGTTCGTCTAGAAAAAGTCTATCTTTCTCTGGTAATTCATTTCAAGGGAGGAAGAAAAGTTCTGAGAACGAAGGTGGTGGTTCTGACCTTCTCCCACGAAGATCTCTCACATCTTCTCGTTCTTCCAT aagCTTGAGTGGGGAAAGGAGTGGAGAGAGAACTGTAAAGAGACTTAGGTTGTGTAAGGCCCTTACCGTACCGGATAGCACAACTTTATTTGAAGCTTGCCGAAGGATGGCTGCACGTCGCGTTGATGCCTTATTGCTGACTGATTCTAATGCATTGCTTTGTGGGATCCTTACTGACAGG GACATAGCAACAAAAGTAATTGCTAAACAACTCAACCTTGAAGAAACACCTGTATCTAAAGTTATGACCAAGAaccctgtttttgttttgtctgacACTATTGCTGTGGAAGCTCTTCAAAAGATGGTGCAAG GCAAATTTAGACATTTGCCGGTTGTAGAGAATGGAGAAGTTATTGCACTTCTCGATATTGCAAAGTGTTTGTATGATGCAATTGCTCGCATGGAAAGATCTGTTGAGAAGGGTAAGGCCATTGCTGCAGCTGTTGAAGGCGTTGAAAAGAACTGGGGTACATCTATCGCTG GACCAAACATTTTTATGGAGACACTTAGAGAACGAATATTCAAGCCTTCACTTTCAACTATAATTCCAGAGAATACAAA AGTTTTAAAAGTTGGATTGGATGAGACGGTGTTAGGAGTAACCATGAAGATGGTTGAATATCAGTCTAGTGCAGCCATGGTGATGGTTGAAAACAAATTAGTAGGGATTCTTAC TTCAAAGGACATCTTGATGCGGGTGATAGCTCAAAACCTTCCTCAAGAGACAACTACTGTGGAGAAG GTTATGACTCAGAATCCAGAATCTGCAACTGTTGATATGGCTATTGTTGATGCCTTGCATATCATGCACAATGGAAAATTTCTGCATCTTCCTGTATTAGATAAAG ATGGAGATGTTGTTGCTGTGATTGATGTGATCCACATAACTAATGCTGCCGTTACTACG GCTGGGAGTACGGCTGGAATAAATAATGAGACAGCAAACTCAATGATGCAAAAGTTTTGGGATTCAGCTATGGCTTTGTCTCCTAACGAAGATGGAGATGAAACTAGGAG TGAGGAAGAATCTTTGAAATTATCTTCGGAGATAGAAGGGACAAAATCATTCTCATATCCTAATACATTTGCTTTCAAACTCCAAGATAAAAAGGGACGAATGCATAGATTTATGTGTG AAACACAGAGCTTGACAACTCTGATAACAGCAATCCTACAAAGGATGGGGGATGACATTGAGCCTGATAACTTGCCTCAGATAATG TACGAAGATGAAGACAATGACAAAGTCGTTTTAGCATCAGATAATGATCTTGGAGCTGCTGTAGAACACGCAAAATCAATAGGCTGGAAG GGTTTGAAATTGCATTTGGACTACACAGAAGGGAGAGGGCACATGAGAGGTTTAAGCGCAGTGGATATGGACTACGACCAGTCAAACTCATGGGCAGCCGCTTACAAGACGGTTGCAGCCGGGGCTGCTCTTGCTGCTGGACTTGGAGTTTTGGTGTACCTTAAACGCCACTCAAACTAA
- the LOC109127550 gene encoding uncharacterized protein LOC109127550 has protein sequence MSDWVAAVVATVLFVVLTPGLLFQVPGNNHFVDFGKMETSGYSILLHAFIYFGLVTVFTVVIHFPGT, from the coding sequence ATGTCGGATTGGGTTGCGGCGGTGGTGGCGACGGTGTTGTTTGTGGTTCTGACGCCGGGATTGTTGTTTCAGGTTCCGGGCAACAACCACTTTGTAGACTTCGGGAAGATGGAAACGAGCGGATACTCAATCCTTCTCCACGCCTTCATCTACTTCGGCCTCGTCACTGTCTTCACCGTCGTCATCCACTTTCCAGGCACTTAA
- the LOC104725569 gene encoding squamosa promoter-binding-like protein 13A — protein sequence MDWNFKLSSGYLSGFDQESVPDLSPMDGSISFGGSSSSSTQPKGDFSFDLKLGRNIGNSSSVFGDTTEQVMSLSKWKESVVAKPDSSRSLSSKRTRGNGLGTNQMPICLVDGCDSDFSNCREYHKRHKVCEVHSKTPVVTINGHKQRFCQQCSRFHSLEEFDEGKRSCRKRLDGHNRRRRKPQPDHMTRPANFFTGFQGSKLFEFSGGSHVFPTTSMVNPSWENNLVSVAVAANGSSYGQNQSYVGSSPAKTGIMFPISSSLNSNRSTGKQFPFLQEEEESSRTASLCERMTSCIHDSDCALSLLSSSSSSVPHLLQPPLSLSQEAVETVFYGSGLFENVSAVSDGSVISGNEAVTLPQTFPFHWE from the exons ATGGATTGGAACTTCAAACTCAGCTCTGGGTATTTATCTGGGTTTGATCAAGAATCTGTACCGGATTTATCACCAATGGATGGTTCGATCTCGTTTGGtgggtcatcatcatcatcaacacagCCAAAAGGGGATTTTTCATTTGATCTGAAACTTGGAAGAAACATTGGCaactcttcctctgtttttggtgATACAACAGAGCAAGTGATGAGTCTAAGTAAGTGGAAAGAGAGCGTTGTAGCAAAACCAGATAGTTCAAGAAGCTTGAGTTCGAAGAGGACAAGAGGGAATGGTCTTGGAACCAACCAGATGCCGATTTGTCTTGTGGATGGTTGTGATTCTGATTTTAGTAACTGTAGAGAGTATCATAAGAGACATAAGGTTTGTGAGGTTCATTCTAAGACTCCTGTGGTTACAATCAATGGCCATAAGCAGAGGTTTTGTCAACAATGCAGCAG GTTTCATTCTTtggaagagtttgatgaagGGAAGAGAAGTTGTAGGAAACGTCTTGATGGACATAACCGAAGAAGACGGAAGCCTCAGCCTGACCATATGACTCGTCCTGCGAACTTTTTTACCGGCTTTCAAG gTAGCAAATTGTTTGAGTTTTCGGGTGGTTCACATGTGTTTCCAACTACATCTATGGTGAATCCGAGTTGGGAAAATAATCTTGTAAGCGTTGCTGTGGCCGCCAATGGTTCGAGTTACGGGCAGAACCAGAGCTATGTTGGTTCTTCTCCCGCAAAGACAGGGATAATGTTCCCAATCTCTTCGTCTCTGAACAGCAATAGAAGCACAGGGAAACAGTTCCCTTTcttgcaagaagaagaagaaagctctaGAACAGCATCGTTGTGTGAGAGAATGACGAGTTGCATCCATGACTCTGATtgtgctctctctcttctgtcaTCCTCCTCGTCGTCAGTCCCTCATTTGCTTCAGCCACCACTCTCTTTGTCCCAAGAAGCAGTAGAAACAGTTTTCTACGGGTCGGGGTTGTTTGAGAATGTGAGTGCAGTCTCTGATGGATCGGTTATATCAGGTAACGAGGCTGTCACTCTTCCTCAGACGTTCCCGTTTCACTGGGAGTAG
- the LOC104725570 gene encoding SUMO-activating enzyme subunit 1B-1 — MDGEELTEQETALYDRQIRVWGAGAQRRLSKSHVLVSGIKGTVAEFCKNIVLAGVGSVTLLDDRLVTEEAFNANFLILPDENAYAGKTVAEICCDSLKEFNPMVHVSIEKGDLSTLGVDFFEKFDVVVIGYSSRATKKAVNEKCRKLTKRVAFYTVDCRGSCGEIFVDLQNYKYTKKKLDETVECELTFPSFEEAVSVPWKPIPRRTAKLYFAMRVIELFEETEGRKPGECSLSDLPRVLKLKNELCDGNSVSENHIPDSLLERLVSGNTEFPPACAIIGGILGQEVIKVISGKGEPLKNFFYFDAEDGKGVIEDIAH; from the exons ATGGACGGAGAAGAGCTGACGGAGCAGGAAACTGCTCTATACGACCGCCAAATTAGGGTTTGGGGAGCTGGTGCTCAAAGGAG ATTGAGTAAATCTCATGTATTGGTATCTGGAATAAAGGGGACTGTTGCTGAG TTTTGTAAGAACATTGTGTTGGCAGGAGTTGGTAGTGTTACTCTGTTGGATGATCGGTTGGTTACAGAGGAAGCCTTCAACGCAAACTTCTTGATTCTTCCTGATGAGAATGCTTATGCGGGCAAAACCGTAGCTGAGATTTGTTGTGATTCACTTAAGGAATTTAATCCTATGGTCCATGTTTCAATTGAAAAAG GTGATTTGTCAACACTTGGTGTTGATTTTTTCGAGAAGTTTGATGTTGTGGTTATTGGCTACAGTTCCCGAGCTACTAAG AAAGCTGTAAATGAGAAATGTAGGAAGCTAACCAAACGTGTGGCGTTCTACACAGTTGATTGTAGAGGTTCATGTGGTGAAATATTTGTTGACCTGCAGAATTATAAGTACACAAAG AAAAAACTTGATGAAACTGTGGAATGTGAACTAACGTTTCCGAGTTTTGAG gAAGCAGTTTCAGTACCATGGAAACCGATTCCAAGGAGAACAGCGAAGCTCTACTTTGCAATGAGAG TGATAGAACTATTTGAGGAAACTGAAGGGCGTAAACCTGGAGAATGTTCGCTGTCTGATCTCCCAAGAGtcttaaaactcaaaaacgAACTCTGTGATGGAAAT TCGGTTAGCGAGAATCATATTCCAGATAGCCTCTTGGAGAGACTTGTATCTGGTAACACAGAATTCCCACCAGCTTGTGCCATCATTGGAGGGATTCTAGGACAG GAGGTGATAAAAGTTATATCAGGCAAAGGAGAGCCGTTGAAAAACTTCTTCTACTTTGATGCAGAGGATGGGAAAGGTGTAATCGAGGACATAGCCCATTAA
- the LOC104725571 gene encoding 11-beta-hydroxysteroid dehydrogenase-like 4A produces MALFNKILNIFLPMITVSFLLVFMPVSIFFKLLSFIRRYKESEKVNGKVVIITGSSSGIGEHLAYEYARRGAYLTLVARREDRLRVVADRCRRLGSPDVAVVRGDVSVIEDCKHFVQETIARFGRLDHLVNNAGIMEAKMFEDYSEISDVLPIVNTNFWGPVYATHFAIPHLKKTKGKIIAVASPAGWGGVPRMSIYAASKAAMINFYETLRIELHPQIGVTIVFPGLIDNGNANPDLLTEKQDWSQVVAIESAAECAKAVINGICRGKTFVAEPSWVRVLFWLSAICPELLISKPKRN; encoded by the exons ATGGCTCTGTTCAACAAGATCCTTAACATCTTTCTTCCTATGATCACGGTTTCATTTCTTTTAGTGTTTATGCCAGTTTCAATATTCTTCAAGCTCCTCAGCTTCATAAGAAGATACAAAGAGTCCGAGAAAGTCAATGGAAAAGTCGTCATCATTACCGGATCTTCCTCAGGAATTGGTGAG CACCTCGCGTATGAGTACGCGCGTAGAGGAGCATACTTGACATTGGTAGCTCGGAGAGAGGACCGTCTGCGGGTGGTGGCTGACAGGTGCCGCAGGCTTGGTTCACCGGACGTTGCCGTGGTTCGTGGTGATGTCTCAGTCATTGAAGACTGTAAACATTTCGTTCAAGAAACCATCGCTCGGTTTGGAAGAC TGGATCACCTGGTGAACAATGCGGGAATTATGGAGGCCAAAATGTTCGAGGACTATTCAGAAATTTCGGATGTTCTTCCCATtgtg AATACTAACTTTTGGGGACCGGTCTATGCGACGCATTTTGCTATACCGCATCTCAAGAAAACCAAAGGAAAGATCATAGCGGTTGCATCGCCTGCTGGATGGGGTGGAGTGCCAAGGATGAGCATATATGCT GCAAGCAAAGCAGCTATGATAAACTTTTACGAGACTCTTAGGATTGAGCTTCATCCACAAATTGGTGTGACGATCGTGTTTCCGGGTCTAATCGATAACGGAAATGCCAACCCGGACCTTTTGACTGAG AAACAAGACTGGTCGCAAGTTGTGGCCATCGAGTCAGCAGCGGAATGCGCCAAAGCCGTTATTAATGGAATCTGCCGAGGGAAAACCTTTGTAGCAGAGCCGTCGTGGGTTCGTGTCCTATTCTGGCTTAGTGCTATCTGCCCTGAGCTTTTGATCTCTAAGCCTAAAAGGAATTGA
- the LOC104725572 gene encoding 11-beta-hydroxysteroid dehydrogenase 1B, with the protein MELINDFLNLTAPFFTFFGLCFFLPPFYFFKFVQSIFSTIFSENLHGKVVLITGASSGIGEHLAYEYASRGACLALTARRKNRLEEVAEIAREIGSPNVFTVHADVSKPDDCRRLVDDTITHFGRLDHLVNNAGITQISMFEDVEDITRNKAVLDTNFWGSVYTTRAALPYLRQSNGKIVAMSSSAAWLTAPRMSFYNASKAALLSFFETMRIELGGDVHITIVTPGYIESELTQGKYFSGAGELIVNQDVRDVQIGPFPVASASGCAKAIVNGVCRKQRYVTEPSWFKVTYLWKVLCPELIEWGCRLLYMTGSSMSEENALNKRIMDIPGVRSALYPESIRRPPEIKSE; encoded by the exons ATGGAATTGATAAACGATTTCCTCAATCTAACTGCGCCTTTCTTCACCTTCTTTggtctctgcttcttcttgccTCCTTTTTACTTCTTTAAGTTCGTGCAGTCTATTTTCTCGACCATTTTCTCGGAAAATCTTCACGGGAAAGTTGTTCTTATCACTGGTGCTTCCTCCGGCATTGGCGAG CACTTGGCATATGAGTATGCAAGTAGAGGTGCATGTTTGGCCTTGACCGCTCGAAGGAAGAACCGTCTAGAAGAAGTGGCAGAGATTGCTCGTGAAATTGGATCTCCCAATGTTTTCACCGTTCATGCTGATGTCTCCAAACCTGATGATTGTAGACGACTCGTTGATGACACCATCACCCATTTCGGTAGAT TGGATCATCTTGTAAATAACGCTGGGATAACGCAGATCTCGATGTTTGAGGACGTTGAAGATATAACCAGGAACAAAGCAGTTTTG GATACTAACTTCTGGGGGTCAGTTTATACTACTCGTGCTGCGCTTCCGTACCTTCGACAAAGCAATGGTAAGATCGTGGCTATGTCGTCCTCTGCAGCGTGGCTAACGGCTCCAAGGATGAGTTTTTACAAT GCAAGCAAAGCAGCTTTGTTGAGCTTCTTTGAGACGATGAGAATTGAACTTGGTGGCGATGTACACATTACAATCGTCACACCTGGTTATATCGAATCCGAGCTCACACAAGGCAAGTACTTCTCCGGTGCAGGCGAGTTAATAGTCAACCAAGACGTCAGAGAT GTTCAAATAGGACCATTTCCGGTAGCATCTGCATCAGGATGCGCCAAGGCGATAGTGAATGGTGTGTGCCGCAAACAGAGATATGTGACAGAGCCATCGTGGTTTAAGGTGACATATCTTTGGAAAGTGCTATGTCCCGAGTTGATTGAGTGGGGTTGTCGGTTATTGTATATGACTGGAAGTAGTATGTCCGAGGAAAATGCTCTCAACAAGAGGATCATGGACATTCCTGGTGTGCGTAGTGCTCTGTACCCGGAATCTATAAGGAGGCCGCCGGAAATCAAGTCGGAGTAG
- the LOC104725573 gene encoding uncharacterized protein LOC104725573, producing the protein MDNVIAMQETRYNNGLSTYKKPFLQFFDRLSFSILVVVFCVIVFFSPLWLQVVNSFLLTIPRVITYYILNPKVLFILTNVIVITLIGESRMSSSRSSLPASELCKEFSVRSQFCDSWSHGNVRVEMGCHRFSKENIHRPRLDEGKRWKLSPLHNMDPLNQRADDLIARVNRQRRLEIGLLHHRR; encoded by the coding sequence ATGGATAACGTAATCGCCATGCAAGAGACCCGATATAACAACGGATTAAGTACCTACAAGAAGccatttcttcaattttttgatCGGCTTTCGTTTTCTATTCTTGTAGTTGTTTTTTGCGTTATAGTATTTTTTAGCCCGCTTTGGCTTCAAGTTGTTAACAGTTTCTTGCTCACCATCCCTAGAGTTATTACATACTACATCTTAAACCCTAAGGTTTTATTCATTCTGACAAATGTCATTGTGATCACCCTCATCGGAGAATCAAGGATGTCTAGTTCAAGATCTTCTCTTCCAGCTAGCGAGTTATGCAAAGAATTCAGTGTGAGAAGCCAATTTTGTGACTCGTGGTCTCATGGGAACGTGAGGGTAGAAATGGGATGTCACAGATTTTCGAAAGAGAATATTCATCGACCGAGGCTCGACGAGGGTAAGAGATGGAAGCTTAGTCCGTTGCACAATATGGATCCATTGAACCAGAGGGCTGATGATCTGATCGCTCGTGTGAACAGACAGAGGAGGCTTGAAATTGGGCTTTTACATCATAGGCGGTAG